One segment of Candidatus Paceibacterota bacterium DNA contains the following:
- a CDS encoding DsbA family protein encodes MKKNNAFLWVGFGVFIIASVFGIIFLGAKTDKSSGLVSREPQPISASDWINGEMSAEVVIIEYSDFECPACASYFPILKDLKEKFGSQIAVVYRHFPLTQIHRNAELASLASEAAGRQGKFWEMHDLLFENQRNWSANFGAKEIFIGYAQQLQLDEEQFINDLDAKDLQDKVSASYREGVSIGIAGTPTFFLNGEKISNPRGYEEFERVISEKLNQ; translated from the coding sequence ATGAAAAAAAATAACGCGTTTTTGTGGGTTGGTTTTGGAGTTTTTATTATTGCTTCAGTGTTTGGAATTATTTTTTTGGGTGCTAAGACGGACAAATCCTCCGGCTTGGTTTCTCGTGAGCCACAGCCGATTAGCGCATCTGATTGGATAAATGGTGAGATGTCGGCCGAGGTTGTGATTATAGAATATTCTGATTTTGAGTGCCCTGCCTGTGCTTCTTATTTCCCAATCCTAAAAGATTTGAAAGAGAAGTTCGGTTCGCAAATCGCAGTTGTTTATAGACATTTTCCTCTTACACAAATTCACAGAAATGCGGAGCTCGCCTCGTTGGCATCAGAAGCGGCTGGCCGTCAGGGGAAGTTTTGGGAAATGCATGATTTATTGTTTGAAAACCAGAGAAATTGGTCTGCCAATTTCGGGGCTAAAGAAATTTTCATCGGTTATGCACAGCAATTACAACTTGATGAAGAACAATTCATAAATGACCTTGACGCGAAAGACTTGCAAGATAAAGTTTCTGCTAGTTATAGAGAGGGGGTTTCAATTGGTATTGCCGGCACCCCAACTTTTTTCTTGAACGGAGAAAAAATTTCCAACCCGCGCGGTTATGAAGAATTTGAAAGAGTTATTTCTGAAAAATTAAATCAATGA
- a CDS encoding DUF87 domain-containing protein produces MPESFGKNFGKFDSVEAELEYLREKVREKEAAFEGAKERPETEKIISEEIESYRREPTAGPKVEIQPSETKGIIEGLKPEPHDKQMSELAALIQEKGIKNAFAILDKVGDSHLEDDLHRFLVQYVKAGYKLGLKEKEPLYRALNMTLFEILLPEEYRDKNEQQKPLKELISSMEQFYAGMLSIHDPKKWPSHFSIELAMPAVGEEFSFYVSVPTEKSELFEKQILSVFPNAKVIEQKDDYNIFNEDGASVGSILGLSNKPIFPIKTYEEFDYDPINSLLNAFSKVDKVGEGASIQIIFSPSGGGEILRKFKYALEEIKKGKSVKEAAKVPMSFGGEVVGTLREVFSSNKKKTTDKDGIPVQRNEEVNQQALENIQKKISSPIIKTNIRLVASSRTEDEASSILSDLESAFNQFENTDGNKFKFLRLSGNKLFQMQKDFSFRMFRDDYALPLNLKELTSIMHLNTEAVKSAPQLKRAKSGSAPTPSGLPADGVLLGVNRHRNLATEVKITDEDRLRHFYIIGQTGTGKSSLLKNLIIQDIEKGNGVCFIDPHGVDILDVLANVPKERYEDVIYFDPSYTARPMGLNMLEFDQNFPEQKTFVVNELFSIFQKLYGGVPESMGPMFEQYFRNATMLVIEDPSSGSTLLDVSRVMANKSYRDLKLSKCKNPIVVQFWREVAEKAGGEAALANIVPYITSKFDVFLANDIMRPIVAQEKSALNFREIMDSRKILLVNLAKGRLGDINSNLLGLIIVGKILMAALSRVDSFGKEIHPFYLYIDEFQNVTTDSISTILSEARKYKLSLTIAHQFIAQLEEGIRDSVFGNVGSLSSFRIGSDDAEYLEKQFSPVFSAKDLMNIDNYNCYLKLLVHGRPVTPFNIEIPPPKPGRPEVADKLKELSYLKFGRDREEIEQEIMRKHQ; encoded by the coding sequence ATGCCTGAAAGTTTCGGAAAAAATTTTGGCAAATTTGATTCAGTTGAAGCAGAATTGGAATATTTACGGGAGAAAGTTCGGGAAAAGGAGGCGGCTTTTGAGGGCGCCAAAGAGCGGCCGGAAACGGAAAAAATAATTTCCGAAGAAATAGAAAGCTATCGCCGAGAGCCGACAGCTGGCCCGAAAGTTGAAATTCAACCCTCTGAAACAAAGGGCATTATTGAAGGCCTTAAGCCCGAGCCACACGACAAGCAAATGAGTGAGTTGGCCGCTCTCATTCAAGAGAAGGGAATTAAAAACGCTTTTGCCATTTTGGACAAAGTCGGCGACTCGCATTTGGAAGATGACCTTCATCGCTTTTTGGTCCAATATGTCAAAGCCGGCTATAAGCTCGGGCTTAAAGAAAAAGAGCCGCTTTACCGCGCGCTTAATATGACGCTTTTTGAAATTCTTTTGCCGGAAGAATACCGAGATAAAAATGAGCAGCAAAAGCCACTGAAAGAATTGATTTCTTCAATGGAGCAATTTTATGCAGGTATGCTCTCAATTCATGATCCGAAAAAGTGGCCAAGCCACTTTTCCATAGAGTTGGCGATGCCGGCAGTTGGCGAGGAATTCAGTTTTTATGTTTCGGTGCCAACAGAAAAAAGTGAGTTGTTTGAAAAGCAGATCTTATCAGTTTTTCCGAATGCTAAAGTTATTGAACAAAAAGACGATTACAACATTTTTAATGAAGATGGCGCGTCAGTTGGCTCAATCCTTGGTTTATCTAATAAACCGATTTTTCCAATAAAAACTTATGAAGAATTTGATTATGACCCAATCAACTCACTACTCAACGCTTTTTCAAAGGTAGACAAGGTTGGTGAGGGTGCATCGATTCAGATTATTTTTAGCCCTTCTGGTGGCGGAGAGATTTTGCGGAAATTCAAATATGCTTTGGAAGAAATAAAAAAAGGTAAATCGGTTAAAGAAGCCGCCAAGGTGCCGATGAGTTTCGGTGGCGAAGTTGTCGGAACTTTAAGAGAGGTATTTAGTTCAAACAAGAAAAAGACAACAGACAAAGACGGTATTCCGGTTCAGAGAAATGAAGAAGTTAATCAGCAGGCATTAGAAAACATCCAGAAAAAAATTTCTTCGCCGATTATCAAGACTAATATCCGACTAGTTGCTTCTTCTCGAACCGAAGATGAAGCTAGCTCAATTTTGTCTGATTTGGAGTCGGCTTTTAACCAATTTGAAAATACAGATGGCAATAAATTCAAATTCTTACGACTTTCAGGTAATAAATTATTTCAAATGCAAAAAGATTTTTCATTTCGGATGTTTCGTGACGACTATGCCCTGCCATTAAATTTAAAAGAGTTGACAAGTATTATGCACTTGAACACCGAAGCGGTGAAAAGCGCGCCGCAGTTGAAACGCGCCAAATCCGGATCGGCGCCGACGCCAAGCGGCTTGCCGGCAGATGGAGTTTTGCTCGGGGTAAACCGGCATCGCAATTTGGCAACCGAGGTTAAAATTACTGACGAAGACCGGCTCCGACATTTTTACATCATCGGTCAGACCGGCACCGGTAAATCCTCGCTTTTGAAAAATTTGATTATTCAGGATATTGAAAAAGGTAATGGTGTCTGCTTTATTGATCCGCACGGCGTTGATATTTTGGATGTTTTGGCAAATGTGCCGAAAGAGAGGTATGAAGATGTTATCTATTTTGATCCGAGCTACACTGCCCGGCCGATGGGACTAAATATGCTGGAGTTTGACCAGAATTTTCCGGAGCAAAAAACCTTTGTGGTCAACGAGCTTTTCAGTATTTTCCAAAAGCTTTATGGTGGGGTTCCGGAATCAATGGGTCCGATGTTTGAACAATATTTCAGAAACGCGACAATGCTGGTCATTGAAGACCCGTCATCTGGCTCAACGCTTCTGGATGTTTCTCGTGTTATGGCCAATAAGTCCTACCGCGACCTCAAACTTTCCAAATGCAAAAATCCGATTGTTGTTCAGTTTTGGCGGGAAGTCGCCGAGAAAGCCGGCGGTGAAGCGGCTTTGGCAAATATCGTGCCTTATATCACCAGCAAATTTGACGTCTTTTTGGCCAACGACATTATGCGGCCGATTGTCGCTCAAGAAAAATCAGCTTTGAATTTCCGAGAGATTATGGATAGTCGCAAAATTCTTCTGGTCAATTTGGCAAAAGGACGTTTGGGTGACATTAACAGCAATCTCTTGGGACTCATAATTGTTGGCAAAATTTTAATGGCCGCACTGTCGCGAGTGGATTCTTTTGGTAAAGAAATTCACCCTTTTTATCTTTATATCGACGAGTTTCAAAATGTTACGACCGATTCAATCTCAACTATTTTATCCGAAGCCAGAAAATACAAATTGTCTCTGACCATCGCCCATCAATTCATCGCCCAGCTTGAAGAGGGAATTCGTGACTCGGTTTTCGGCAATGTCGGCTCTCTTTCGTCTTTTAGAATCGGCTCGGATGATGCCGAATACTTGGAAAAACAATTCTCGCCGGTTTTCTCCGCCAAAGATTTGATGAATATAGACAATTATAATTGCTACTTGAAACTTTTGGTTCACGGCCGGCCGGTTACGCCGTTTAATATTGAAATTCCGCCGCCCAAACCCGGCCGGCCGGAAGTTGCCGACAAATTAAAAGAACTCTCTTACTTAAAATTCGGCCGCGACCGTGAGGAGATTGAGCAGGAGATAATGAGAAAACATCAGTAA
- the ftsH gene encoding ATP-dependent zinc metalloprotease FtsH: MPQQKNQKKGEQKKKVFLVRKPVKKGKTPDKKQFWMNLLTAFLFFFILITFYSFIVEQRQKAEIIAISQLAQDVRSGIVSEIVIRGDKLEILYQDEAVKESKKEVGVSLTEVLVYHGASPEDLAGVSIEVKNQSGFGFWLLNLAPFLIPLIFIIFIIWFLSRQVRGAGMQAFSFGQSKARMILPHDSKQRVTFKDVAGVKEAKEELKEVVDFLRNPKKFIEIGARIPKGALLIGPSGTGKTLLARAVAGEAGVAFFSISGSEFVEMFVGVGASRVRDLFKMAKQAAPAIIFIDEIDAVGRVRGTGVGGGNDEREQTLNQILVEMDGFEPNEKIIILAATNRPDVLDPALVRPGRFDRRVVIDMPDRDDREEILKIHAGGKKLAEDVNLRVIAERTPGFSGADLYSLMNEAAILAAREERQKISQYDLVRSIEKVMLGPERRSHILSKKEKEITAYHEAGHALVASVLPYADPVHKISIISRGRAAGYTLKLPFEDKRLQSRKEFLDDIAVSLGGYAAETMMFDDLTTGSSNDLQVSTALARDMVTKYGMSEKLGAMAFEGQAGRTMFGHGLDEKEYSEEVSALIDEEVSKIMKEGLVKAQQILTEKKNVLDAIALRLIEVETIEREEFDQILVANGIQLKKKEQENS; the protein is encoded by the coding sequence ATGCCCCAACAAAAAAATCAAAAGAAAGGAGAACAAAAGAAAAAGGTCTTTTTAGTTAGAAAACCAGTAAAAAAGGGAAAAACGCCGGATAAAAAGCAGTTCTGGATGAATCTGTTGACGGCTTTTTTGTTTTTCTTCATCCTTATCACTTTCTATTCTTTTATTGTAGAACAGAGGCAGAAAGCAGAGATTATCGCTATTTCGCAGTTAGCTCAAGATGTTAGATCAGGAATTGTTTCAGAGATTGTAATTCGTGGCGACAAGTTGGAAATTTTGTATCAAGACGAAGCTGTGAAGGAATCAAAAAAAGAAGTAGGGGTTTCGTTGACCGAAGTTTTGGTCTATCACGGCGCGTCACCGGAAGATCTGGCTGGTGTTTCAATTGAAGTTAAAAACCAGTCTGGTTTTGGTTTTTGGCTTTTGAATCTGGCGCCGTTTTTAATTCCCCTAATTTTTATCATTTTTATCATCTGGTTTTTATCAAGGCAGGTTCGTGGCGCCGGAATGCAAGCTTTTTCTTTTGGCCAATCGAAAGCCCGAATGATTTTGCCTCATGATAGTAAACAGAGAGTAACCTTCAAGGATGTTGCCGGTGTCAAAGAAGCCAAGGAAGAATTGAAAGAAGTTGTTGATTTTCTCCGTAATCCTAAAAAGTTTATAGAAATTGGCGCGCGGATTCCAAAAGGGGCACTCTTGATCGGCCCTAGCGGTACCGGCAAAACTCTTCTTGCCAGAGCAGTCGCTGGTGAAGCCGGAGTCGCTTTCTTTTCAATTTCTGGTTCAGAATTTGTTGAAATGTTTGTAGGTGTGGGCGCTTCAAGAGTCAGAGACCTTTTCAAGATGGCTAAGCAGGCGGCGCCAGCTATAATTTTTATTGATGAGATTGACGCCGTTGGCCGAGTTCGCGGGACTGGTGTGGGCGGAGGTAACGACGAGCGTGAGCAGACACTGAACCAAATCTTGGTAGAAATGGACGGTTTTGAGCCAAATGAAAAAATAATAATTTTGGCGGCAACAAATCGCCCGGATGTTTTGGATCCAGCTCTTGTCCGACCCGGACGTTTTGATAGACGTGTTGTGATAGACATGCCGGACAGAGACGACAGGGAAGAAATTCTGAAAATTCATGCCGGTGGTAAAAAACTCGCTGAAGATGTAAATTTGCGGGTTATTGCCGAACGAACTCCGGGTTTTTCCGGCGCTGATTTATATTCATTAATGAATGAGGCGGCGATTTTGGCGGCTCGAGAAGAGCGTCAGAAAATTTCCCAATACGATCTTGTCCGTTCAATTGAAAAAGTTATGCTTGGCCCTGAACGTCGAAGTCATATTCTTTCCAAAAAAGAAAAGGAAATAACCGCTTATCACGAAGCCGGCCATGCTCTTGTGGCTAGCGTCTTGCCTTATGCTGATCCGGTCCATAAAATTTCAATTATTTCTCGCGGGCGAGCGGCTGGCTATACTCTGAAATTGCCGTTTGAAGACAAACGGCTCCAATCGCGTAAAGAATTTTTAGACGATATTGCTGTTTCGCTTGGTGGCTATGCGGCCGAGACGATGATGTTTGATGATCTAACCACTGGTTCCTCAAATGATTTACAGGTTTCAACTGCTCTGGCGCGTGATATGGTGACTAAATACGGCATGTCAGAAAAGCTCGGCGCCATGGCTTTTGAGGGTCAAGCAGGCAGAACAATGTTTGGCCATGGGCTGGACGAAAAAGAGTATTCGGAAGAAGTTAGCGCTTTGATTGACGAGGAAGTCAGCAAGATTATGAAAGAGGGTTTAGTAAAAGCCCAACAGATTTTGACTGAAAAGAAAAATGTTTTAGACGCTATTGCTTTGCGTTTGATTGAGGTTGAGACGATTGAACGTGAAGAATTTGACCAAATTCTAGTTGCCAACGGCATTCAGCTAAAGAAAAAAGAACAAGAAAATTCCTAA
- the smpB gene encoding SsrA-binding protein SmpB — MILLKNKKAGLNYEFIEKFEAGIKLFGFEVKSLKSKRGSLEGGYATTKDGEAFVLNLEIPPYQAGNTPKEYESRRERKLLLTKKEIARFAGLEKQKGLTIVPISVYTKGNKIKLELAVAKGKKKYDKREDIKKRDTLRDTQRELKDL, encoded by the coding sequence ATGATTTTATTAAAAAACAAAAAAGCCGGTCTCAATTACGAATTCATAGAAAAATTTGAAGCCGGAATTAAACTTTTCGGGTTTGAGGTTAAATCTCTGAAAAGTAAGAGGGGTTCGCTTGAAGGCGGATATGCTACTACAAAAGATGGAGAAGCTTTTGTTTTAAATTTGGAAATCCCTCCATACCAAGCTGGTAATACGCCAAAAGAATATGAATCGAGACGAGAGAGAAAGCTACTCTTAACCAAAAAAGAGATTGCTAGGTTTGCCGGCCTTGAAAAGCAAAAAGGGTTGACAATAGTGCCAATTTCAGTATATACTAAAGGCAACAAAATCAAGCTTGAGTTGGCTGTCGCAAAAGGAAAGAAGAAATACGACAAGCGTGAGGATATAAAAAAGCGCGATACTCTGCGCGACACCCAACGCGAATTGAAAGATCTTTGA
- a CDS encoding vitamin K epoxide reductase family protein — MTKSIKIAVVIFLVVGVIGFLDATYLTVEHYRGNIPPCTIQGCEVVLTSEQSKIFGVPVALLGALYYLVILILSVSFLDGKKEGVIRFASRLTFLGFIASVYFVYLQFFVIGEICQYCMISAGTSTLLFVLGIYILIKTRQSKVVQY; from the coding sequence ATGACAAAAAGTATAAAGATTGCTGTTGTTATATTTTTAGTGGTAGGTGTTATTGGTTTTCTTGACGCGACTTATCTTACGGTTGAGCATTATCGTGGCAATATTCCGCCGTGCACGATTCAGGGCTGTGAAGTTGTTTTGACGAGTGAACAAAGCAAAATTTTTGGCGTTCCGGTCGCTCTTCTGGGCGCTTTGTATTACTTGGTCATTTTGATCTTGTCTGTCAGTTTTCTTGATGGTAAGAAAGAGGGGGTTATTAGATTTGCTTCTCGGCTTACTTTTTTAGGGTTTATTGCTTCGGTATATTTTGTTTATCTTCAGTTTTTTGTTATTGGAGAGATTTGTCAGTATTGCATGATTTCGGCCGGCACCTCAACCCTTCTTTTTGTTTTAGGAATTTATATTTTAATTAAAACTCGCCAGAGCAAGGTGGTGCAATATTAG